The Dendropsophus ebraccatus isolate aDenEbr1 chromosome 10, aDenEbr1.pat, whole genome shotgun sequence genome has a segment encoding these proteins:
- the LOC138802566 gene encoding CCN family member 1-like yields MLPECCSGALLLAALLGVACCVRMGEQLCPSTCVCPKETSTCAPGISLITDSCGCCKVCARQYNQDCDLRHPCDHIKGLHCDFGADPSSTKGICRAKSEGRPCEFFGQIYQNGENFQPNCKHQCSCMDGVVGCMPLCPQEMALPSVDCINPRLVKVPGQCCEEWMCDSNHISEDSGDTTNGDVDDILKSSEENLDQEDVEPVSSNELITLVRNGFKMETGLGPHPQPDRSSCAIQTTEWSQCSKSCGMGLSTRITNDNPQCKLMKETRLCQIRPCKDPLPSKPKNGKKCTRTKKAKQAMHFTYAGCTSVRKYKPNYCGSCTDGRCCTPSKTRTMRVRFRCDDGDTFQKSMMWIEKCRCHQNCPYHSELSYPHYRLHNDIHKFTD; encoded by the exons ATGCTGCCTGAGTGCTGCTCCGGAGCCCTGCTGCTCGCTGCGCTGCTGGGAGTCGCCTGCTGTGTGAGGATG GGGGAACAATTGTGCCCATCAACTTGCGTCTGCCCCAAGGAAACTTCAACGTGTGCCCCTGGCATCAGTCTCATAACAGACAGCTGTGGATGCTGCAAAGTCTGTGCCCGTCAGTACAACCAGGACTGTGATCTGAGACACCCCTGTGATCACATCAAGGGCCTGCACTGCGATTTTGGCGCTGACCCTTCATCTACCAAGGGAATCTGCCGTG CAAAGTCTGAAGGTCGACCTTGTGAATTCTTCGGGCAAATCTATCAGAATGGGGAGAACTTTCAACCCAACTGCAAGCACCAGTGCTCCTGCATGGACGGAGTGGTTGGATGTATGCCCCTGTGTCCTCAGGAAATGGCCTTGCCTAGCGTGGACTGCATTAATCCAAGACTTGTAAAGGTCCCTGGACAGTGCTGTGAAGAATGGATGTGTGACAGCAACCACATCTCTGAGGACTCTGGAGACACCACCAATGGAGACGTAGATGATATTTTGAAGTCATCTGAAGAAAACTTAGACCAGGAGGATGTGGAACCAGTGTCCAGCAATGAGCTGATCACTTTAGTCCGAAATGGATTCAAGATGGAGACTG GGCTGGGTCCTCATCCCCAACCAGATCGCTCCAGCTGTGCCATCCAAACCACCGAATGGTCTCAGTGCTCCAAATCCTGTGGCATGGGACTCTCCACCAGGATAACTAATGATAACCCTCAATGCAAACTCATGAAAGAGACCCGCTTGTGCCAAATCCGACCCTGCAAAGACCCCTTACCATCCAAACCCAAG AATGGCAAGAAGTGCACCAGAACAAAGAAAGCCAAGCAGGCGATGCATTTCACCTATGCGGGGTGCACCAGTGTGCGGAAGTACAAGCCAAACTACTGCGGCTCCTGTACAGATGGTCGTTGCTGCACCCCATCCAAGACCAGAACCATGAGGGTGCGCTTCCGTTGTGACGATGGAGACACTTTCCAGAAAAGCATGATGTGGATTGAAAAGTGCAGGTGTCACCAAAACTGCCCCTACCACAGTGAGCTGTCTTACCCCCATTACCGGTTACACAATGATATCCACAAGTTCACAGACTGA